In one window of Streptomyces griseus subsp. griseus DNA:
- a CDS encoding cytochrome c biogenesis protein ResB, translating into MSKANSTDTGARTDATGGGTAAEREQERVDHAAGERLSTAPREERPETEPGTGTGVPAMGLVGWIRWFWRQLTSMRVALILLFLLSLGAIPGSLIPQTSVDDLKVQNFKDQHTTLSPIYEKFQLFDVYSSVWFSAIYILLFVSLIGCIVPRTGQFVSQLRSRPPGAPKRLNRLPAYTTWRTEAEPEQVREAALGVLGRRRFRAHTVGDAVAAEKGYLREAGNLVFHIALIVMLVAFAAGQLFKSEGGKLVVEGDGFANTLTQYDDFRSGSLYDSDTLAPFSFVLDKFVGTYEESGPQRGTPRTFEARVTYTEGAEGPERKGVIRVNEPLVVDGTKVYLIAHGYAPVVTVRDGTGKVVSRNSVPLLPIDNNITSTGAIKVMDGYRDKNGDKTQLGFKAFFVPTFAGHGKGQMFSQFPGAEFPVLALSAYSGSLGVDSGLPQNVYQLDTSKMKEFKNADGELLKKMMRPGEKLDLPDGGGSITFDGIEEWASFQISQQPGSGWALGGAVAAIAGLAASLFIQRRRVWVRAVRGPDGVTVVEMAGLGRSESAKLPEELGDLAAALVTTAPVAPEKPEAPEKPEAPQNPDAPENPDANEAGSRPVHPAEAPAEGAEK; encoded by the coding sequence ATGAGCAAGGCGAACAGCACGGACACCGGCGCGCGTACCGACGCCACCGGCGGCGGGACCGCGGCCGAGCGCGAGCAGGAGCGCGTCGACCACGCGGCCGGCGAGCGGCTCTCCACCGCCCCCCGCGAGGAGCGCCCCGAGACCGAGCCCGGCACCGGCACCGGCGTCCCCGCCATGGGGTTGGTCGGCTGGATCCGCTGGTTCTGGCGTCAGCTCACCTCGATGCGGGTCGCGCTGATCCTGCTCTTCCTGCTCTCCCTCGGCGCCATCCCCGGCTCCCTGATCCCGCAGACCAGCGTGGACGACCTCAAGGTCCAGAACTTCAAGGACCAGCACACCACGCTCTCCCCCATCTACGAGAAGTTCCAGCTCTTCGACGTCTACAGCTCGGTGTGGTTCTCCGCGATCTACATCCTGCTGTTCGTCTCGCTCATCGGCTGCATCGTGCCGCGCACCGGCCAGTTCGTCTCCCAGCTCCGCAGCCGCCCGCCGGGCGCCCCCAAGCGGCTGAACCGGCTGCCCGCGTACACCACCTGGCGCACCGAGGCCGAGCCCGAGCAGGTCCGCGAGGCGGCCCTCGGCGTGCTGGGCAGGCGGCGCTTCCGGGCGCACACGGTGGGCGACGCGGTCGCCGCCGAGAAGGGCTACCTCCGCGAGGCCGGGAACCTGGTCTTCCACATCGCGCTGATCGTCATGCTGGTGGCCTTCGCCGCCGGGCAGCTCTTCAAGTCCGAGGGCGGCAAGCTGGTCGTCGAGGGCGACGGCTTCGCCAACACGCTCACCCAGTACGACGACTTCAGGTCCGGCTCGCTCTACGACTCCGACACGCTGGCCCCCTTCAGCTTCGTCCTGGACAAGTTCGTCGGTACGTACGAGGAGAGCGGCCCGCAGCGCGGCACGCCCCGCACCTTCGAGGCCCGGGTGACGTACACCGAGGGGGCGGAGGGTCCCGAGCGCAAGGGCGTCATCCGCGTCAACGAACCGCTCGTCGTGGACGGCACCAAGGTCTATCTGATCGCCCACGGCTACGCCCCGGTCGTCACCGTCCGGGACGGCACGGGCAAGGTCGTCTCACGGAACTCCGTACCGCTGCTGCCGATCGACAACAACATCACCTCCACCGGCGCGATCAAGGTGATGGACGGCTACCGCGACAAGAACGGCGACAAGACGCAGCTGGGCTTCAAGGCCTTCTTCGTCCCGACCTTCGCGGGCCACGGCAAGGGCCAGATGTTCTCGCAGTTCCCGGGCGCGGAGTTCCCGGTGCTGGCGCTGAGCGCCTACAGCGGCTCCCTCGGGGTGGACTCCGGGCTGCCGCAGAACGTCTACCAGCTCGACACGTCCAAGATGAAGGAGTTCAAGAACGCGGACGGCGAGCTGCTCAAGAAGATGATGCGGCCCGGTGAGAAGCTGGACCTCCCCGACGGCGGGGGCTCCATCACCTTCGACGGGATCGAGGAGTGGGCCAGCTTCCAGATCTCGCAGCAGCCGGGCAGCGGCTGGGCGCTCGGTGGTGCCGTCGCCGCCATCGCCGGACTCGCCGCCTCGCTGTTCATCCAGCGCCGCCGGGTCTGGGTGCGGGCGGTCCGCGGTCCGGACGGGGTGACCGTCGTGGAGATGGCGGGCCTGGGCCGCAGCGAGTCCGCGAAACTCCCCGAGGAGCTGGGCGACCTCGCGGCCGCCCTCGTCACCACGGCTCCGGTCGCGCCGGAGAAACCTGAAGCGCCGGAGAAACCAGAAGCGCCGCAGAATCCTGACGCGCCGGAGAATCCTGACGCGAACGAGGCCGGGAGCCGGCCCGTACACCCTGCTGAAGCACCTGCCGAAGGGGCTGAGAAGTGA
- a CDS encoding PLD nuclease N-terminal domain-containing protein encodes MFILPLALMIYAFIDCLNTSEEDTKHLPKIAWVFIILLFWVVGSIGWLFAGKVRHSAAGGAGLSSWQPGGRRQQWVAPDDNPDFLKSLKDDKDAERTAADEEERRRSEDGSSPDDKTPPTP; translated from the coding sequence ATGTTCATCCTGCCGCTGGCGCTGATGATCTACGCCTTCATCGACTGCCTGAACACCTCGGAGGAGGACACCAAGCATCTGCCCAAGATCGCCTGGGTCTTCATCATCCTGCTGTTCTGGGTGGTCGGCTCCATCGGCTGGCTCTTCGCCGGCAAGGTGCGGCACAGTGCGGCCGGAGGCGCGGGGCTGTCCTCCTGGCAGCCGGGCGGCAGGCGGCAGCAGTGGGTGGCCCCGGACGACAACCCCGACTTCCTGAAGTCCCTCAAGGACGACAAGGACGCCGAGCGGACGGCCGCCGACGAGGAGGAGCGGCGACGCAGCGAGGACGGCAGCAGCCCCGACGACAAGACCCCGCCCACTCCGTGA
- a CDS encoding menaquinone biosynthesis decarboxylase yields MAYDDLRSLLRALERDGDLKRVKAEVDPHLEVGEIVDRVNKAGGPALLFENVKGSSMPLAMNVFGTDRRLLKALGLKSYSDISDKIGGLLKPELPQGFVGVREAFGKLGSMVHVPPKKVKSDDAPVQEVVLKGDEVDLDQLPALFTWPGDGGSFFNLGLTHTKHPETGVRNLGLYRLQRHDKRTIGMHWQIHKDSANHYQVAARRGERLPVAIAFGAPPAVTYASTAPLPGDIDEYLFAGFVQGKRIEMVDCKTVPLQVPAQAEVVIEGWLEPGEMLPEGPFGDHTGFYTPQEPFPALTIDCVTMRKRPLLQSIVVGRPPTEDGPLGRATERFFLPLLKIIVPDIVDYHLPEAGGFHNCAIVSIDKKYPKHAQKVMSAIWGAHMMSLTKLIVVVDSDCDVHDLHEVAWRALGNTDYARDLTVTEGPVDHLDHASYQQFWGGKAGIDATRKLPTEGYTRDGGWPEMVESDPETAAKVDRRWKEYGL; encoded by the coding sequence ATGGCTTACGACGATCTCCGCTCCCTGCTCCGGGCTCTTGAACGCGATGGTGATCTCAAGCGCGTCAAGGCCGAGGTCGATCCTCACCTGGAGGTCGGCGAGATCGTCGACCGGGTGAACAAGGCGGGCGGCCCCGCCCTGCTCTTCGAGAACGTCAAGGGGTCCTCGATGCCCCTGGCCATGAACGTGTTCGGCACCGACCGGCGCCTCCTCAAGGCGCTCGGGCTGAAGTCGTACAGCGACATCAGCGACAAGATCGGCGGGCTGCTGAAGCCGGAGCTGCCGCAGGGCTTCGTCGGCGTCCGGGAGGCCTTCGGCAAGCTCGGGTCGATGGTCCACGTACCGCCGAAGAAGGTGAAGTCGGACGACGCGCCGGTCCAGGAAGTCGTGCTGAAGGGCGACGAGGTCGACCTGGACCAGCTGCCCGCGCTCTTCACCTGGCCCGGCGACGGCGGCTCCTTCTTCAACCTGGGCCTCACGCACACCAAGCACCCCGAGACCGGCGTACGGAACCTGGGGCTCTACCGGCTCCAGCGCCACGACAAGCGCACGATCGGGATGCACTGGCAGATCCACAAGGACTCCGCCAACCACTACCAGGTCGCCGCCCGGCGCGGTGAGCGGCTGCCCGTCGCCATCGCCTTCGGCGCCCCGCCCGCCGTGACGTACGCCTCCACCGCACCGCTGCCCGGCGACATCGACGAGTACCTCTTCGCCGGGTTCGTCCAGGGCAAGCGGATCGAGATGGTCGACTGCAAGACCGTGCCGCTCCAGGTGCCCGCGCAGGCCGAGGTCGTCATCGAAGGGTGGCTGGAGCCGGGCGAGATGCTGCCGGAGGGCCCGTTCGGGGACCACACCGGCTTCTACACCCCGCAGGAACCGTTCCCCGCACTGACCATCGACTGCGTCACCATGCGGAAGCGGCCGCTGCTCCAGTCCATCGTGGTGGGCCGGCCGCCGACCGAGGACGGGCCGCTGGGCCGGGCCACGGAGCGGTTCTTCCTGCCCCTGCTGAAGATCATCGTGCCGGACATCGTGGACTACCACCTCCCCGAGGCGGGCGGCTTCCACAACTGCGCGATCGTCTCGATCGACAAGAAGTACCCGAAGCACGCGCAGAAGGTGATGAGCGCGATCTGGGGCGCGCACATGATGTCGCTGACCAAGCTGATCGTGGTCGTCGACTCCGACTGCGACGTCCACGATCTCCACGAGGTCGCCTGGCGGGCGCTCGGCAACACCGACTACGCCCGGGACCTCACCGTCACCGAGGGCCCGGTCGACCACCTGGACCACGCCTCGTACCAGCAGTTCTGGGGCGGCAAGGCAGGCATCGACGCCACCCGCAAGCTGCCCACCGAGGGCTACACCCGGGACGGGGGCTGGCCGGAGATGGTCGAGTCCGACCCGGAGACGGCGGCGAAGGTCGACCGCCGCTGGAAGGAGTACGGACTGTGA
- a CDS encoding Lrp/AsnC family transcriptional regulator: MDAVDRQLIQALRENGRASYAELGRLVGLSGPSVTDRINRLETAGVITGYRATVDSASLGLGVTALIGISLSDAADHEDVAHRLKDLAEIEDCWFIAGDDSYMLKVRVGDVDGLEKTIRRLSGTKGVSRTRTTIVLSTKWENRVGELPEES, from the coding sequence ATGGACGCGGTGGACAGGCAGCTCATCCAGGCCCTCAGGGAGAACGGCAGGGCCTCGTACGCCGAGCTGGGACGGCTCGTGGGGCTCTCCGGGCCCAGCGTCACCGACCGCATCAACCGGCTGGAAACCGCCGGTGTCATCACCGGCTACCGCGCCACCGTCGACTCGGCCTCGCTCGGCCTCGGCGTCACCGCGCTGATCGGGATCTCCCTCTCGGACGCCGCGGACCACGAGGACGTGGCGCACCGGCTGAAGGACCTCGCGGAGATCGAGGACTGCTGGTTCATCGCGGGCGACGACTCGTACATGCTCAAGGTCCGGGTCGGTGACGTGGACGGGCTGGAGAAGACGATCCGGCGCCTGAGCGGCACGAAGGGCGTCTCCCGGACCCGTACCACGATCGTGCTCTCCACCAAGTGGGAGAACCGGGTCGGGGAACTCCCCGAGGAGTCGTAG
- a CDS encoding rhomboid family intramembrane serine protease → MGDYWTTGRNTGSTTTGSARALTAGLIMVGWVALLWILEAIDVATGNALDTYGISPREIAELRDVVPAAFLHSGWEHVASNSVPLLVLGFIAALGGLRRFAAVVVTIILFSGMGVWLTAPAYTVTLGASGVVFGLLGYLLVRGFVDRRPWDVLIGIGVAVVYGSLLWGVLPTNSGVSWQGHLFGLIGGVAAAFFFRRPPARRGPDNLVTV, encoded by the coding sequence ATGGGCGACTACTGGACAACCGGCCGCAACACCGGCTCCACGACGACCGGCAGCGCACGGGCGCTCACCGCCGGCCTCATCATGGTGGGCTGGGTCGCGCTGCTGTGGATCCTCGAAGCCATCGACGTGGCGACCGGAAACGCACTCGACACCTACGGCATCAGCCCGCGCGAGATCGCGGAGCTGCGCGATGTGGTGCCCGCCGCCTTCCTGCACAGCGGCTGGGAGCATGTCGCGTCCAACAGCGTCCCGCTGCTGGTCCTCGGCTTCATCGCCGCCCTCGGCGGGCTGCGCAGGTTCGCCGCCGTCGTCGTGACGATCATCCTGTTCAGCGGTATGGGCGTCTGGCTGACCGCCCCGGCGTACACGGTGACGCTCGGCGCCTCCGGTGTGGTCTTCGGGCTGCTGGGCTATCTGCTGGTCCGGGGCTTCGTGGACCGCCGGCCCTGGGACGTCCTGATAGGCATCGGCGTCGCCGTGGTCTACGGCTCGCTGCTCTGGGGCGTGCTGCCGACCAACTCGGGCGTCAGCTGGCAGGGCCACCTCTTCGGCCTGATAGGCGGCGTGGCGGCGGCCTTCTTCTTCCGCCGGCCGCCCGCGCGCCGGGGCCCGGACAACCTGGTGACCGTCTGA
- a CDS encoding GNAT family N-acetyltransferase gives MPLTFELDPAFSPALRDGITALWADVTNAGGAVGFVPPVTAEEVRPELLKHLVAIEERRTRLLVGRDEDGAVAATAFLTLNTHRLMRHWLWLYTVMVHPRHQGQGYGRDLMAATADAARSMEGIEAIRLTCRGGTGADRFYAACGYKEVGRVPGSIRVAPGDDRDDIVMLLPLGPATV, from the coding sequence ATGCCTCTTACGTTCGAGCTGGATCCCGCGTTCTCGCCCGCCCTGCGCGACGGCATCACCGCCCTGTGGGCCGATGTCACCAACGCGGGTGGTGCCGTCGGCTTCGTCCCGCCGGTCACGGCCGAGGAGGTCCGGCCCGAGCTGCTCAAGCACCTCGTCGCCATCGAGGAACGCCGCACCCGGCTGCTGGTCGGCCGCGACGAGGACGGGGCCGTCGCCGCCACCGCCTTCCTCACCCTCAACACCCACCGGCTGATGAGGCACTGGCTCTGGCTCTACACCGTGATGGTCCACCCCCGCCACCAGGGTCAGGGGTACGGCCGCGACCTCATGGCCGCCACCGCCGACGCCGCCCGCTCCATGGAGGGCATCGAGGCGATCCGCCTCACCTGCCGCGGCGGCACCGGTGCCGACCGCTTCTACGCGGCCTGCGGCTACAAGGAGGTGGGCCGGGTCCCGGGCTCCATCCGGGTCGCCCCGGGCGACGACCGCGACGACATCGTCATGCTGCTGCCCCTGGGGCCGGCGACCGTCTGA
- a CDS encoding UbiX family flavin prenyltransferase — translation MTHQQRRPWIVGVSGASGTPFAAAVLRGLLAGGESVDLVVSRASRLTLLDETGIAFRDGHWREDLRCWLERGADGKPDAFTVGDAELERVRHWPAGDLAAGPSSGSYPAKGMLIVPASTACVAGVALGLSKDLLQRAASVTLKERRPLVVAVRETPLSGQTLKQMVALDEAGAVVLPASPAFYAGATHIQDLVDFVAGRVLDAAGVEHRLYRRWEGELGGGSRSPAE, via the coding sequence GTGACTCATCAGCAGCGGCGGCCTTGGATTGTCGGGGTATCCGGTGCTTCGGGGACCCCGTTCGCCGCCGCCGTCCTGCGCGGGCTGCTGGCGGGTGGCGAGAGCGTGGACCTGGTGGTGAGCCGGGCCTCGCGGCTCACCCTGCTGGACGAGACCGGCATCGCGTTCCGGGACGGGCACTGGCGCGAGGACCTGCGCTGTTGGCTGGAACGTGGCGCCGACGGGAAGCCGGACGCCTTCACGGTGGGCGATGCGGAGCTGGAGCGCGTACGCCACTGGCCGGCCGGTGATCTGGCCGCCGGGCCGTCCTCCGGGTCGTACCCGGCGAAGGGGATGCTCATCGTGCCGGCCTCGACGGCCTGTGTGGCCGGAGTGGCGCTCGGTCTGTCGAAGGATCTGCTCCAGCGGGCCGCGAGCGTGACGCTCAAGGAGCGCCGTCCGCTCGTCGTCGCGGTGCGCGAGACCCCGCTGAGCGGCCAGACGCTGAAGCAGATGGTGGCCCTGGACGAGGCTGGGGCGGTCGTGCTGCCCGCCTCTCCGGCGTTCTACGCGGGCGCGACGCACATCCAGGACCTGGTGGACTTCGTCGCGGGGCGGGTGCTGGACGCGGCCGGGGTGGAACACCGGCTGTACCGCCGCTGGGAGGGAGAGCTCGGTGGCGGCTCCCGCAGTCCGGCCGAGTAA
- the ccsB gene encoding c-type cytochrome biogenesis protein CcsB, with translation MNLAAATNESLAHTSNVLIYSSMAVYTLAFFAHIAEWVLGSRSKVGRTAAALSGSAAGAAAPVVVAQGGSTAVLERPKVVTRAATGTRDVPDGPGAAGGTFKGDLWGRIAVSLTVVAFAVEAGGVITRALSVQRAPWANMYEFSITFSTVVVGAYLVLLALKKNVRWIGLPLVTTVLLDLGIATTTLYTDSDQLVPALHSYWLWIHVSTAIICGAVFYLGAVGTVLYLFRDSYENKLAGGGTPGKFAASVMERLPSASSLDKFAYRINAAVFPLWTFTIIAGAIWAGDAWGRYWGWDPKEVWSFITWVAYAAYLHARATAGWKGRKAAYLALVAFGCWLFNYYGVNIFVTGLHSYAGV, from the coding sequence GTGAATCTCGCCGCCGCTACCAACGAGAGCCTGGCGCACACCAGCAATGTGCTGATCTATTCGTCGATGGCCGTCTACACCCTGGCCTTCTTCGCGCACATCGCGGAGTGGGTCCTCGGCAGCCGCAGCAAGGTCGGACGCACGGCCGCCGCGCTGTCCGGCTCCGCGGCCGGCGCCGCCGCCCCGGTCGTCGTCGCCCAGGGCGGCTCCACCGCCGTGCTGGAGCGGCCGAAGGTCGTCACCCGTGCCGCCACCGGGACCCGGGACGTGCCGGACGGCCCCGGCGCCGCGGGCGGCACGTTCAAGGGCGACCTGTGGGGCCGGATCGCGGTCTCGCTGACCGTGGTGGCCTTCGCCGTGGAGGCGGGCGGTGTCATCACCCGCGCCCTGTCGGTGCAGCGGGCCCCGTGGGCCAACATGTACGAGTTCTCGATCACCTTCTCCACCGTGGTGGTCGGCGCGTACCTGGTGCTGCTCGCCCTGAAGAAGAACGTCCGCTGGATCGGCCTCCCGCTGGTCACCACGGTCCTGCTGGACCTCGGCATCGCGACCACCACGCTCTACACCGACAGCGACCAGCTGGTGCCCGCGCTCCACTCGTACTGGCTGTGGATCCACGTCTCGACCGCGATCATCTGCGGGGCCGTCTTCTACCTCGGCGCGGTCGGCACGGTGCTCTATCTCTTCCGCGACAGCTACGAGAACAAGCTCGCGGGCGGCGGTACGCCGGGGAAGTTCGCAGCCTCCGTCATGGAGCGGCTGCCCTCCGCCTCGTCGCTGGACAAGTTCGCGTACCGGATCAACGCGGCGGTCTTCCCGCTCTGGACGTTCACGATCATCGCGGGCGCGATCTGGGCGGGTGACGCCTGGGGCCGGTACTGGGGCTGGGACCCCAAGGAGGTCTGGTCCTTCATCACCTGGGTCGCCTACGCCGCCTATCTGCACGCCCGCGCCACGGCCGGCTGGAAGGGCCGCAAGGCCGCCTACCTGGCGCTGGTCGCCTTCGGCTGCTGGCTGTTCAACTACTACGGCGTGAACATCTTCGTCACCGGCCTGCACTCCTACGCCGGGGTCTGA
- the mqnP gene encoding menaquinone biosynthesis prenyltransferase MqnP, with amino-acid sequence MSSAAEAAASVPGAAPSGSKVKSFLRLVMIEHSVFALPFAYIAALTAMFQLDGTIHWGVLLLVTLAMVGLRTFAMAANRIIDREIDARNPRTAGRELVTGAVSVKSAWTGALVALAVFLGAAALLNPLCLMLAPLAVVPMVVYPYGKRFTNFPHAILGLAQAIGPIGAWLAVTGSWSWDAVILGLAVGIWIGGFDLIFACQDVQADRAHGVLSFPARFGIPAALWGARVCHVVTTGLLVWFGLATDAEVFYWIGMAIVAVAFVYEHRVVRPHDLSRLNRAFFSVNGFIGMALFACALLDLLVRGLTP; translated from the coding sequence GTGAGCAGCGCGGCAGAGGCGGCGGCGTCCGTACCGGGGGCGGCGCCGTCGGGCAGCAAGGTGAAGTCCTTCCTGCGGCTGGTGATGATCGAGCACTCGGTCTTCGCGCTGCCCTTCGCGTACATCGCCGCGCTGACCGCGATGTTCCAGCTGGACGGCACGATCCACTGGGGCGTCCTGCTGCTCGTCACGCTCGCGATGGTGGGGCTGCGGACCTTCGCCATGGCCGCCAACCGGATCATCGACCGGGAGATCGACGCCCGTAACCCGCGCACCGCGGGCCGTGAGCTGGTCACCGGTGCGGTGTCGGTGAAGTCGGCCTGGACGGGGGCGCTCGTCGCGCTGGCCGTCTTCCTGGGCGCCGCCGCCCTGCTCAACCCGCTCTGCCTGATGCTCGCGCCGCTCGCGGTCGTGCCGATGGTGGTCTACCCGTACGGCAAGCGGTTCACGAACTTCCCGCACGCCATCCTCGGGCTCGCACAGGCCATCGGGCCGATCGGCGCCTGGCTCGCGGTGACCGGCAGCTGGTCGTGGGACGCGGTGATCCTGGGGCTGGCCGTCGGCATCTGGATCGGTGGCTTCGACCTGATCTTCGCCTGCCAGGACGTCCAGGCCGACCGGGCCCACGGGGTGCTCTCCTTCCCGGCGCGCTTCGGTATCCCGGCGGCGCTCTGGGGCGCCCGGGTCTGCCATGTGGTCACGACGGGGCTGCTGGTCTGGTTCGGTCTGGCGACGGACGCCGAGGTCTTCTACTGGATCGGCATGGCGATCGTCGCGGTGGCCTTCGTCTACGAGCACCGCGTGGTGCGGCCGCACGACCTGTCCCGGCTGAACCGCGCCTTCTTCTCGGTCAACGGCTTCATCGGCATGGCGCTCTTCGCCTGCGCGCTCCTGGACCTGCTGGTGCGCGGCCTGACCCCGTAG
- the mqnE gene encoding aminofutalosine synthase MqnE: protein MDAGLKRELEQKVRAGERLTREDGIALYASDDLAWLGGLAHEVRTRKNGDVVHFNVNRHLNMTNVCTASCAYCSFQRKPGEKDAYTMRIEEAVSLAKAMEGENLTELHIVNGLHPNLPWRYYPRSLSALKEALPDVALKAFTATEIHHFETISGLSASEILDELIEAGLESLTGGGAEIFDWEVRQHIVDHRTHWEDWSRIHRLAHEKGLKTPATMLYGHIEEPRHRVDHVLRLREMQDETGGFQVFIPLRYQHDFVDMKDGKVRNKLQARTTMATGAEALKTFAVSRLLFDNVPHVKVFWVMHGVQTAQLALQHGADDMDGSVVEYKITHDADDFGTPNKLGREDLLDLIRDAGFRPVERNTRYEILREYPGPEADRRESPQPMRV from the coding sequence GTGGACGCGGGACTCAAGCGCGAGCTGGAGCAGAAGGTCCGGGCCGGCGAGCGGCTGACCCGCGAGGACGGGATCGCGCTCTACGCGTCCGACGACCTGGCGTGGCTCGGCGGGCTGGCGCACGAGGTGCGCACCCGTAAGAACGGTGACGTCGTGCACTTCAACGTCAACCGCCACCTCAACATGACCAACGTGTGCACCGCCTCGTGCGCGTACTGCTCGTTCCAGCGCAAGCCGGGCGAGAAGGACGCGTACACGATGCGGATCGAGGAGGCCGTCAGCCTGGCCAAGGCGATGGAGGGCGAGAACCTCACCGAGCTGCACATCGTCAACGGGCTGCACCCGAACCTCCCGTGGCGCTACTACCCGCGCTCGCTCAGCGCGCTGAAGGAAGCCCTGCCGGATGTGGCGCTGAAGGCGTTCACGGCGACGGAGATCCACCACTTCGAGACGATCTCGGGCCTCAGCGCCTCCGAGATCCTCGACGAGCTGATCGAGGCCGGTCTGGAGTCGCTGACCGGCGGCGGCGCGGAGATCTTCGACTGGGAGGTCCGCCAGCACATCGTCGACCACCGCACCCACTGGGAGGACTGGTCGCGCATCCACCGCCTCGCGCACGAGAAGGGGCTCAAGACCCCGGCGACGATGCTGTACGGGCACATCGAGGAGCCCCGTCACCGCGTCGACCACGTGCTGCGGCTGCGTGAGATGCAGGACGAGACCGGCGGCTTCCAGGTCTTCATCCCGCTGCGCTACCAGCACGACTTCGTGGACATGAAGGACGGCAAGGTCCGCAACAAGCTCCAGGCGCGCACGACGATGGCGACCGGCGCCGAGGCGCTGAAGACCTTCGCCGTCTCCCGGCTGCTGTTCGACAACGTGCCGCACGTCAAGGTCTTCTGGGTGATGCACGGTGTGCAGACCGCCCAGCTCGCGCTCCAGCACGGCGCGGACGACATGGACGGCTCGGTCGTCGAGTACAAGATCACGCACGACGCCGACGACTTCGGTACGCCGAACAAGCTCGGCCGTGAGGACCTGCTGGACCTGATCCGCGACGCCGGTTTCCGGCCGGTGGAGCGGAACACCCGGTACGAGATCCTGCGCGAGTACCCGGGCCCGGAGGCGGACCGGCGCGAGTCGCCGCAGCCGATGCGGGTCTGA
- a CDS encoding aldehyde dehydrogenase family protein translates to MPATPTETPAELVDRLRATFRTGRTKDLTWRTGQLERLRALLTEHGDDLADALRADLGKSRKEAYRTEIDFTVREIDHTLEHLADWLRPEPAPVPPHLAPTGATAHTVLDPLGVVLVIAPWNYPVQLLLAPVVGALASGNCVVAKPSELAPATSAAVARLLPRYLDPDAVGVVEGAVEETTALLEQRFDHIFYTGNGTVGRIVMAAAAGHLTPVTLELGGKSPVFVDRGTDLKAVAGRLASGKFLNAGQTCVAPDYVLTDPETAPALAEALAGAVEGLFGADPAEHPEYGRIVNERHFDRLTGLLDSGRTVTGGAHDRESKYIAPTVLADVAPDAPVMGEEIFGPILPLVTVDGLDEAIAFINDRDKPLALYAFTDSPAVRERLLAETSSGGVGIGLPLAHLTVSDLPFGGVGESGMGSYHGRYSLETFSHRKAVLDTPLG, encoded by the coding sequence ATGCCCGCCACCCCCACCGAGACCCCCGCCGAGCTCGTCGACCGCCTCCGCGCCACCTTCCGCACCGGCCGCACCAAGGACCTCACCTGGCGCACCGGCCAGCTGGAGCGGCTGCGCGCCCTGCTCACCGAACACGGCGACGACCTGGCGGACGCCCTCCGCGCCGACCTCGGCAAGAGCCGCAAGGAGGCCTACCGGACCGAGATCGACTTCACGGTCCGGGAGATCGACCACACCCTGGAGCACCTCGCGGACTGGCTGCGGCCCGAGCCCGCCCCCGTACCGCCGCATCTCGCGCCCACCGGTGCCACCGCGCACACCGTGCTGGATCCGCTCGGGGTCGTCCTGGTCATCGCGCCCTGGAACTACCCGGTGCAGCTGCTGCTCGCCCCCGTCGTGGGCGCGCTGGCCTCCGGGAACTGTGTGGTGGCCAAGCCCAGTGAGCTGGCGCCCGCGACCTCCGCCGCCGTGGCCCGGCTGCTGCCGCGGTACCTGGACCCGGACGCGGTCGGGGTCGTGGAGGGCGCGGTCGAGGAGACCACCGCCCTGCTGGAGCAGCGCTTCGACCACATCTTCTACACGGGCAACGGCACGGTCGGCCGGATCGTCATGGCGGCCGCCGCCGGACACCTCACGCCGGTCACGCTGGAGCTCGGCGGCAAGTCGCCGGTCTTCGTGGACCGGGGTACGGATCTGAAGGCCGTGGCGGGGCGGCTCGCCTCGGGCAAGTTCCTGAACGCGGGGCAGACCTGTGTGGCCCCCGACTACGTGCTGACCGACCCGGAGACCGCCCCGGCCCTCGCGGAGGCGCTGGCGGGCGCGGTGGAGGGGCTGTTCGGTGCGGACCCGGCCGAGCACCCGGAGTACGGGCGGATCGTGAACGAGCGTCACTTCGACCGGCTGACCGGACTGCTGGACTCCGGCCGTACGGTGACCGGCGGCGCCCACGACCGGGAGAGCAAGTACATCGCGCCGACCGTGCTGGCCGATGTGGCGCCGGACGCGCCCGTGATGGGCGAGGAGATCTTCGGCCCGATCCTGCCGCTGGTCACGGTGGACGGCCTGGACGAGGCGATCGCCTTCATCAACGACCGGGACAAGCCGCTGGCGCTGTACGCGTTCACCGACTCCCCCGCCGTACGGGAGCGGCTGCTGGCCGAGACCTCGTCGGGCGGGGTCGGCATCGGGCTGCCGCTGGCCCATCTGACCGTCTCGGACCTGCCGTTCGGCGGGGTCGGCGAGAGCGGCATGGGCAGCTACCACGGCCGGTACTCCCTGGAGACGTTCAGCCACCGCAAGGCGGTCCTGGACACCCCGCTGGGCTGA